One Haemorhous mexicanus isolate bHaeMex1 chromosome 9, bHaeMex1.pri, whole genome shotgun sequence DNA segment encodes these proteins:
- the GPX7 gene encoding glutathione peroxidase 7 produces MLDPEGSVEHQPASSFPKVLLIPLAMLLAIAALLLLAFSATRQKEPDFYTFKVVNIRGKLVSLEKYRGSVSLVVNVASECGYTDSHYKALQQLQRDLGPYHFNVLAFPCNQFGQQEPDTNKEIESFARKTYGASFPMFSKTTVSGAGAIPAFKYLIASTGEEPTWNFWKYLVDPNGKAVKAWDSTVSVEEIRPHVTELVRKIILKKKDEL; encoded by the exons ATGCTGGACCCGGAGGGCAGTGTGGAGCACCAGcctgcctcctccttccccaaagTCCTCCTCATCCCTCTAGCCATGCTCCTCGCAATTGCAGCGCTCCTGCTCTTAGCCTTTTCCGCTACGCGGCAGAAGGAGCCTGATTTTTACACTTTCAAAGTTGTAAACATCAGGGGCAAGCTTGTGTCTCTGGAGAAGTACAGGGGCTCG GTGTCTCTAGTTGTCAACGTTGCAAGTGAGTGTGGGTACACAGACAGCCACTACAAGGCcttacagcagctgcagagagacctgggcCCATACCATTTCAATGTGCTGGCATTCCCCTGCAATCAGTTCGGGCAGCAGGAACCAGACACCAACAAAGAAATTGAGAGCTTTGCACGAAAGACTTATGGTGCCTCCTTCCCCATGTTCAGCAAAACCACAGTCAGTGGAGCTGGTGCAATTCCTGCCTTCAAGTACTTAATTG CTTCCACAGGAGAAGAACCAACCTGGAACTTCTGGAAATACCTGGTGGACCCCAATGGGAAAGCTGTAAAGGCCTGGGACTCTACTGTCTCTGTTGAAGAAATAAGGCCCCATGTTACAGAACTTGTAAGGAAAATCATCCTAAAGAAGAAAGATGAATTATGA